Proteins encoded in a region of the Limanda limanda chromosome 17, fLimLim1.1, whole genome shotgun sequence genome:
- the LOC133022673 gene encoding primary amine oxidase, liver isozyme-like produces MNSLVKCALVFFVLVSIVLNIVLIGIPFSRAPKCAAQRVHPLLGKHDDHSLVFADLTKEEYTQVQQYMLRQKDLDISTNQLTKPSGNYLFLIDLSLPKKADALDYLNGKRPKPVKEATVVVFHGAQGYIKEYLVWPLPNPTDHRDVTTDRFKEGLPINARTVTLGEYALLFGFLEVEVFSHLKKLLKESFNSDGKTLNAFEQMPRGVRSGDRQTWIAFHRDVSSMYIQPVGFEVLVDHKSVNASDWEVKRLLYNGAYFDTVADLQKKYDSGSVKKIVYKKIPDYGSLKPRTKPLQVAPQQFYMEGKRFSVNHNQVLYLDWSFAFGLSSLTGMRVFDVRFKGERIAYELSVQEAMSVYGSVTPGMMLTKFFDSSIGIGRFAHELVRGVDCPYAATYVDTYRYIDVPVPVRFRNSICIFEHNMGQPLRRHFADFFHNSYGGMVNSALVFRTITAIGNYDYMWDFIFYQTGAVEAKVHATGYISSSYLVNGSMTHGHQVAENVLGNIHTHFINFKVDLDILGVQNVFQTKDMKFVNVSLPWMPDHYAMIPQLVENQLKTEQEAALRYNTKTPRYLHIASDKLNRWGHKRSYRLQVYSFAGDHLPESQAEEKAMSWARYKVAITKHKDSEQTSSSLYNQNNVWSPAVDFSKYIADNESIENEDLVAWVTAGFLHIPHSEDIPNTVTVGNGGGVLLRPHNYFDEDPSINSPDGVYFVPGSETSCGTNRMACLAKEPCSPVLEPFTYHGFEGVMKFEDWK; encoded by the exons ATGAACTCTTTGGTGAAATGTGCGCTCGTCTTCTTTGTGCTCGTCTCCATCGTCCTTAACATCGTTCTGATTGGCATTCCCTTCAGCAGGGCACCCAAATGTGCCGCTCAGCGCGTCCACCCGCTGCTGGGCAAGCACGACGACCACAGCCTTGTGTTCGCGGACCTCACCAAGGAGGAGTACACGCAGGTCCAGCAGTACATGCTGCGTCAGAAAGACTTGGACATATCTACCAACCAACTCACCAAACCATCTGGAAATTATTTGTTCTTAATAGACCTCTCTTTGCCAAAGAAAGCTGACGCGCTGGATTACTTAAACGGCAAACGTCCCAAGCCAGTGAAGGAGGCGACGGTGGTCGTGTTCCACGGGGCCCAGGGCTACATCAAGGAGTACCTTGTGTGGCCTCTTCCTAACCCGACCGACCACAGAGATGTCACCACAGACAGGTTTAAAGAGGGGCTGCCCATCAATGCGCGCACGGTCACTCTCGGTGAATACGCTTTGCTTTTCGGGTTTTTGGAGGTGGAAGTTTTTTCCCACCTGAAGAAGCTCCTGAAAGAGAGTTTCAACAGTGACGGCAAGACGCTGAACGCGTTTGAGCAGATGCCCCGTGGAGTCCGGTCCGGGGACAGACAGACCTGGATCGCCTTCCACAGGGATGTGAGCAGCATGTACATCCAGCCGGTGGGCTTCGAGGTGCTGGTCGACCACAAGAGCGTCAACGCATCTGACTGGGAGGTAAAGCGGCTGCTTTATAACGGTGCGTACTTTGACACTGTGGCAGATCTTCAAAAGAAATATGACAGTGGATCCGTCAAGAAGATAGTATACAAGAAGATCCCTGATTATGGCTCTCTGAAACCCAGGACCAAGCCTCTGCAAGTGGCCCCGCAGCAGTTCTACATGGAGGGGAAGCGCTTCAGTGTGAACCACAACCAGGTCCTGTACCTGGACTGGAGCTTCGCCTTCGGGTTGAGTTCTCTCACGGGCATGAGGGTGTTTGATGTCCGATTCAAGGGTGAGAGGATTGCCTACGAGTTGAGCGTACAAGAGGCCATGTCGGTGTACGGCTCCGTGACACCAGGGATGATGCTCACCAAGTTTTTTGATTCAAGCATCGGTATAGGGCGCTTCGCACACGAACTGGTCCGTGGCGTGGATTGTCCCTACGCCGCCACCTACGTTGACACATATCGCTACATCGATGTCCCAGTCCCCGTCAGATTCAGGAATTCGATCTGCATCTTTGAGCACAACATGGGTCAGCCCCTGCGGAGGCACTTCGCGGACTTTTTCCACAACAGTTATGGAGGGATGGTGAACAGCGCCTTGGTGTTCAGAACCATCACAGCTATAGGAAACTACGACTACATGTGGGATTTCATCTTCTACCAGACCGGAGCAGTGGAGGCCAAGGTGCACGCCACTGGCTACATCTCCTCCTCTTACCTGGTGAACGGCAGTATGACACACGGGCACCAGGTGGCGGAAAATGTCCTGGGCAACATCCACACCCACTTCATCAACTTCAAAGTGGACTTGGATATTTTGG GAGTACAGAATGTATTCCAGACCAAAGACATGAAGTTTGTTAACGTGTCTCTGCCATGGATGCCTGATCACTATGCTATGATCCCTCAGCTGGTGGAGAATCAACTCAAAACAGAGCAG GAGGCAGCCCTGCGTTACAACACCAAGACTCCTCGCTACCTCCATATCGCCAGTGACAAGTTGAACCGCTGGGGTCACAAGCGTTCCTACAGGCTGCAGGTGTACAGCTTTGCAGGTGACCACCTTCCAGAGAGCCAGGCTGAGGAGAAGGCCATGTCCTGGGCCAG gtATAAGGTTGCCATTACAAAGCATAAGGACTCTGAGCAGACCAGCAGCAGTCTGTACAATCAAAACAACGTCTGGTCTCCAGCTGTTGACTTCAGCAAGTACATTGCAGACAACGAAAGCATTGAAAATGAG GACCTGGTTGCCTGGGTGACCGCCGGTTTCCTCCATATACCACATTCAGAGGACATCCCCAATACGGTAACTGTGGGTAATGGGGGTGGGGTCCTGCTGCGGCCCCACAACTACTTTGATGAGGATCCATCCATAAACTCTCCTGATGGAGTGTACTTTGTCCCCGGCAGCGAGACTAGCTGTGGGACCAACAGGATGGCCTGCCTTGCTAAAGAGCCTTGCAGCCCCGTGCTAGAGCCCTTCACTTACCATGGATTTGAAGGAGTCATGAAATTTGAGGACTGGAAATAG